One stretch of Brevibacillus laterosporus DNA includes these proteins:
- a CDS encoding sensor histidine kinase, which produces MKLFFREHLRLIFFQVFQLLFILFILLLDGYVKNSVLIYMFVLSIGLLAIYLFITYIRSREFYLHLEKPMETLEDSLVDFHETPISEAYAEAMQSQYRMYQQMILEHERKKDEHVTFMNQWVHQMKTPLSVIQLLVQDEDESPFPSLREEADRIGRGLEMVLHTSRLEVFERDFQVDSVELKPIVQRVIQENKTYFIRNQVYPDVQIAEGIYVKSDTKWLPFMLDQIITNAIKYSAGSKQKITISAIQRDKEVVLEIIDRGIGIPEADIKRVFRPFFTGENGRKYRESTGMGLYLVQQISEKLEHQVNITSKVGEGTTVLLIFPCHVMK; this is translated from the coding sequence GTGAAGTTGTTCTTTCGTGAACATTTGCGTCTGATTTTCTTCCAAGTTTTTCAATTGCTGTTTATTTTGTTTATTTTACTATTGGATGGTTACGTAAAAAATTCCGTATTGATCTATATGTTTGTACTAAGTATAGGGTTGTTAGCTATCTATCTTTTTATTACGTATATCCGCTCTAGAGAATTTTACTTGCATTTGGAAAAACCAATGGAGACCTTGGAAGATTCTTTAGTCGATTTTCACGAAACACCTATTAGTGAAGCCTATGCTGAAGCGATGCAGAGTCAATATCGGATGTATCAGCAAATGATTCTTGAACATGAACGTAAGAAAGACGAGCATGTCACTTTCATGAACCAATGGGTTCATCAGATGAAGACGCCTTTGTCTGTCATCCAGTTGTTGGTGCAAGATGAGGATGAATCTCCTTTTCCTAGTCTCAGAGAAGAAGCAGATCGGATTGGACGGGGATTAGAAATGGTCCTACATACGTCGCGTTTGGAAGTGTTTGAGCGAGATTTCCAAGTGGATTCCGTTGAATTAAAGCCTATCGTGCAAAGGGTAATTCAGGAGAACAAAACGTATTTTATACGCAACCAAGTCTATCCGGATGTACAAATTGCAGAAGGGATTTACGTAAAGTCAGATACGAAATGGCTCCCATTTATGCTAGATCAGATCATTACCAATGCGATTAAATATTCCGCAGGCTCCAAACAAAAGATTACAATCTCTGCAATCCAAAGGGATAAAGAGGTTGTGTTGGAAATTATAGACAGAGGGATTGGGATACCAGAAGCAGACATTAAACGTGTGTTTCGCCCCTTTTTTACTGGGGAGAATGGACGTAAATATCGGGAATCAACTGGAATGGGACTATATTTGGTGCAACAGATCAGTGAGAAATTAGAGCATCAGGTGAACATTACCTCCAAAGTAGGAGAAGGAACGACTGTTTTGCTGATTTTCCCCTGTCATGTGATGAAGTAA
- a CDS encoding alpha/beta hydrolase: MPYFIANGATIHYETKGEGLPILCIHPPLLTGSIFYYQQKELHDRYKIITVDLRGHGTSSLSALPFTYEGIASDLDQLLTHLCIDQAVLLGYSTGGSIALELMLQAPERIRGAILLSGMAHCRNNSLHRLISLGEKVARRGALHSLAMITCFNNANNPLTFMRNYRDAIKGNPIGIADYYRYAACYDTLDRLSQINQPVLLLSGERDRHFTCFAQEMASQLPMAKVRSIPRYKHQLPTKAYHEVNLLVHQFINSFCKNSE; the protein is encoded by the coding sequence ATGCCTTACTTTATTGCTAATGGCGCAACCATTCACTACGAAACAAAAGGGGAAGGACTTCCAATTTTGTGTATCCACCCGCCTTTACTTACGGGTAGCATTTTTTATTATCAACAAAAGGAGCTACATGACCGCTATAAGATTATAACTGTAGATTTGAGAGGACATGGCACAAGTAGTCTCTCAGCATTACCCTTTACCTATGAAGGAATCGCTTCTGATTTAGATCAATTACTTACACATCTCTGTATAGATCAAGCAGTTCTGCTAGGCTACTCAACCGGGGGTTCTATCGCATTAGAATTGATGTTACAGGCACCGGAACGCATACGAGGTGCAATTTTGTTAAGTGGAATGGCACACTGCCGGAACAATTCTCTACATCGCTTGATCTCTCTCGGCGAAAAAGTAGCCCGTCGGGGGGCGCTACACTCATTAGCTATGATTACTTGCTTTAACAATGCCAATAATCCCCTTACTTTTATGCGCAATTATCGAGATGCCATAAAAGGTAACCCGATAGGTATTGCTGACTACTATCGCTATGCTGCTTGCTATGATACGTTAGATCGGCTCAGTCAGATTAATCAACCCGTTCTACTATTATCTGGCGAAAGAGATCGCCACTTTACCTGCTTTGCTCAAGAAATGGCTTCTCAATTACCTATGGCAAAGGTTCGTTCCATTCCACGCTATAAGCATCAGTTGCCCACAAAAGCTTATCACGAGGTAAATTTATTGGTGCATCAGTTCATTAACAGTTTTTGTAAGAATTCTGAATGA
- a CDS encoding sugar-binding transcriptional regulator, whose protein sequence is MEEKKISKMVEAARMYYQLDLSQQEIAKKLGVSRPTVSRLLQQAKAEGIVRIEIMDPDESIQRIEFELTQKYRLKSVLVVPVASNDETLIKEQIGKRTAQYLHEIIKDNDIIAVTWGTTLYRVAMELQPKAVQGAQVVQLKGGVSHSQTNTYASEVLHLFGQAYHTTPHYLPLPAIVDSALVKETLETDRYIHRQLELARKANIAIFTVGGVMSDSLLFRLGYFSERDLALLAKRAVGDICSRFYDQQGTIVNEELTNRTVGIPIEELKTKEQSILVAGGSTKLEAIKGAIRGGYNNVLVTDQFTAKELLKK, encoded by the coding sequence ATGGAAGAGAAAAAGATTAGTAAAATGGTGGAAGCAGCCAGGATGTATTATCAACTGGACTTGAGCCAACAAGAGATTGCTAAAAAATTAGGAGTATCAAGACCAACTGTGTCGCGATTGCTACAGCAAGCGAAGGCAGAGGGTATTGTGCGCATTGAGATTATGGATCCAGATGAAAGTATTCAGCGAATTGAGTTTGAACTTACGCAAAAATATAGGCTTAAAAGTGTATTGGTTGTACCAGTAGCATCTAATGACGAGACGCTCATTAAAGAACAGATCGGCAAACGAACAGCGCAATATCTGCATGAGATCATAAAAGACAATGATATTATTGCGGTTACGTGGGGCACAACATTGTATCGGGTAGCCATGGAATTACAACCTAAAGCTGTTCAAGGGGCACAGGTGGTGCAATTAAAGGGTGGGGTCAGTCATTCTCAAACAAATACGTATGCCTCTGAGGTACTGCATTTATTTGGACAGGCTTATCACACTACGCCACATTATTTGCCTCTACCAGCAATAGTCGATTCGGCGTTGGTAAAAGAAACGTTGGAGACAGATCGCTACATACATCGGCAATTAGAATTGGCACGAAAAGCTAACATTGCCATTTTTACTGTAGGCGGTGTCATGTCTGATTCTTTATTGTTTCGATTGGGGTATTTTAGTGAACGTGATTTAGCATTGTTAGCCAAGCGGGCTGTAGGTGATATTTGTTCCCGGTTTTATGACCAACAGGGTACCATTGTAAATGAAGAGCTAACGAATCGAACAGTTGGTATCCCGATAGAAGAGCTGAAGACCAAAGAACAGTCAATTCTAGTGGCCGGAGGATCAACGAAGCTAGAGGCGATAAAAGGGGCCATTCGGGGTGGTTATAATAATGTTTTGGTTACTGATCAATTCACAGCCAAGGAATTATTAAAAAAATAG
- a CDS encoding pyrimidine-nucleoside phosphorylase produces MRMVDLIEKKRDGKELTKEEIIFIVEGFTDGSIPDYQMSALAMAIYFQGMTPEETAYLTMAMVESGDQIDLSAIEGVKVDKHSTGGVGDTTTLALAPLVAAVGVPVAKMSGRGLGHTGGTIDKLEAVAGFHVEIDNAEFNRLVNTNKVAVVGQSGNLTPADKKLYGLRDVTGSVSSIPLIASSIMSKKIASGADAIVLDVKTGAGAFMKTLDDAKELASTMVKIGNQVGRKTMAVISDMSQPLGFAIGNALEVKEAIDTLNGQGPEDLRELCLVLGSQMVYLAGEATSLEEARTKLEEVIANGKALETFKTFLAAQGGDASVVDQPDRLPTAQYTMEVPAKADGYVSEIIADDIGTAAMILGAGRATKESEIDLAVGLILHKKVGDQVKQGESLVTIHSNTQDVEQVMERIYHSYGFSKEPVDALPLVYCEIKE; encoded by the coding sequence ATGAGAATGGTCGATTTAATTGAAAAGAAACGCGATGGAAAAGAACTGACCAAAGAAGAGATTATCTTTATCGTTGAGGGTTTTACTGATGGATCTATTCCGGATTATCAAATGTCTGCACTAGCTATGGCTATCTACTTTCAGGGTATGACTCCAGAGGAAACGGCTTACCTGACGATGGCAATGGTTGAATCAGGCGATCAGATTGATTTGTCCGCTATAGAAGGTGTGAAAGTAGATAAACACAGCACAGGTGGCGTTGGTGACACTACAACGTTAGCTCTTGCTCCGCTGGTTGCAGCAGTAGGGGTTCCTGTGGCAAAAATGTCAGGACGTGGTCTGGGACACACCGGAGGCACGATTGACAAGCTGGAGGCCGTAGCTGGTTTCCATGTAGAGATTGATAATGCTGAGTTTAACCGCTTGGTAAACACAAATAAAGTAGCCGTTGTTGGACAAAGCGGAAATCTTACTCCAGCTGACAAAAAGCTGTATGGATTGCGTGATGTTACAGGATCGGTAAGCTCCATTCCATTAATTGCGAGCTCTATTATGAGTAAAAAAATTGCTTCTGGTGCTGATGCAATTGTACTGGATGTCAAAACGGGCGCTGGAGCTTTTATGAAAACGCTAGATGATGCTAAAGAATTGGCTAGCACCATGGTGAAAATCGGTAATCAAGTAGGGCGTAAAACGATGGCAGTTATCTCTGACATGAGCCAACCCCTTGGTTTTGCGATCGGGAATGCGTTGGAAGTAAAAGAAGCCATCGATACATTAAACGGTCAAGGCCCAGAGGATCTGCGTGAACTCTGCTTGGTGTTAGGATCGCAAATGGTTTATTTAGCAGGAGAAGCTACGAGTCTAGAAGAAGCACGTACCAAGCTAGAAGAAGTGATCGCAAACGGCAAAGCTCTAGAAACCTTTAAAACCTTCTTGGCTGCACAAGGTGGAGACGCTAGCGTTGTTGATCAACCAGATCGTTTGCCAACTGCTCAATATACCATGGAAGTTCCAGCGAAAGCGGATGGTTATGTATCTGAAATCATCGCAGACGACATTGGTACAGCCGCTATGATCTTAGGAGCAGGACGTGCTACCAAAGAATCTGAGATTGACCTTGCAGTAGGTCTGATTCTGCATAAAAAAGTGGGGGACCAAGTGAAGCAAGGAGAATCACTCGTAACGATCCACAGCAATACTCAGGATGTAGAACAAGTGATGGAACGTATCTATCATTCGTATGGTTTCTCTAAAGAACCAGTGGATGCATTGCCGTTGGTCTATTGTGAGATTAAAGAGTAG
- the deoC gene encoding deoxyribose-phosphate aldolase → MSKESVAKYIDHTALKPETTKEMIVKLCEEAKEYRFASVCVNPTWVSLCAELLKEAPEVNVCTVIGFPLGANTPQLKAYETTNAIENGATEVDMVVNVGALKDKNDQLVEQDILAVVEAAKGKALVKVIIEACLLTEEEKVRACELSVKAGADFVKTSTGFSTGGATVEDIALMRKTVGPDVGVKASGGIRSYADVEKMLQAGASRIGASAGVSIVKGEVSNSQY, encoded by the coding sequence ATGTCCAAAGAAAGCGTAGCAAAATATATTGATCATACAGCATTGAAGCCAGAAACGACTAAAGAAATGATCGTAAAACTATGCGAAGAAGCGAAAGAATACCGATTTGCTTCCGTATGCGTGAATCCTACTTGGGTAAGCTTGTGCGCGGAACTATTGAAAGAAGCGCCAGAAGTTAACGTGTGTACAGTTATTGGTTTCCCATTAGGAGCGAATACTCCTCAACTGAAAGCTTATGAGACAACGAATGCAATTGAAAACGGAGCGACTGAAGTAGATATGGTCGTAAACGTGGGCGCATTAAAAGATAAAAATGACCAATTAGTTGAACAAGATATCCTCGCAGTAGTAGAAGCAGCAAAAGGTAAAGCATTGGTAAAAGTTATCATCGAAGCGTGCTTACTAACAGAAGAAGAAAAAGTACGTGCATGCGAATTATCTGTGAAAGCTGGAGCTGATTTTGTGAAGACATCTACTGGATTTTCAACAGGTGGTGCCACTGTTGAAGATATCGCATTAATGCGTAAAACAGTGGGTCCGGATGTAGGTGTGAAAGCATCTGGTGGCATCCGTAGCTATGCAGATGTAGAAAAAATGCTTCAAGCGGGAGCGTCTCGCATTGGCGCAAGCGCGGGTGTGTCGATCGTAAAAGGAGAAGTATCTAACTCGCAATACTAG